Proteins from a genomic interval of Candidatus Rubidus massiliensis:
- the pkn1_2 gene encoding Serine/threonine-protein kinase Pkn1, translated as MGSVSSDSLKNSFDSDALDSVSENGPSYATTPSIAIISRLNISKPSDYFSPEIIKSSRIKPISKTREELIFPFSVTCEESFISLGQGSFTKTEEAIPSIEKLPTIPEDKIPTIVFSKDILADDIAVLNYSFSNNSIDKFNSNLSLRKTSLDSSASSRSSRDSSSSFYNRNGLSAAEDKVPTLMFSFEDDLTLDNNLSPRAFSKKSKNIPNLELGLSPLHCSTKPLGQKSQPNDFYDISKKNEFLKKKSRKHNRLRSIEATHFEITSEIIITITRQQFLQNYQKTFLQTVDSWCSGEFLMKTKRLPFKIIRISNHQFIAKFEKRKECIGSFVTNRNALLYNSITKVFTNVFYTSSCKEKEKDYLIEDRTPLLISQKKIITYLKDNPNILPCYYCEFNDSKLITISEEFDTDLYLFYKKYPFFDFKDILEKIFEQIKILHDANIIHNDIKPENIVVKIKDDKITDLKVIDFNLSEFSFQFDERRHKACTPEYASPEKCFDRPTTKKNDIWTLGAMVYELLHPKHQMLLSKKDVETIKLYYPSLDKKQESMFYFDRKIDNLPVEESYKSLLKKMLAFHAENRYNIDQCLKALREINNKG; from the coding sequence ATGGGGTCGGTATCAAGTGACAGTTTAAAGAATAGTTTTGATAGTGATGCATTGGACTCAGTTAGTGAAAACGGACCAAGTTATGCTACGACACCCTCAATCGCTATTATATCAAGATTAAATATTAGTAAGCCTTCTGACTATTTTTCGCCCGAAATTATTAAATCTTCAAGAATAAAACCAATTAGTAAAACGAGAGAAGAATTAATCTTCCCTTTTAGCGTTACTTGTGAAGAATCATTTATTTCTTTGGGTCAAGGATCTTTTACAAAAACCGAAGAGGCTATTCCATCTATAGAAAAATTACCCACGATACCAGAGGATAAAATTCCGACTATTGTTTTTTCTAAGGATATTCTAGCAGATGACATCGCAGTATTAAATTATTCTTTTTCAAATAATAGCATTGACAAATTCAATTCAAATTTGAGTCTTCGCAAAACTTCTCTTGATTCATCAGCTAGTAGCCGATCGTCGCGCGATTCTTCTTCTTCATTTTACAATCGGAATGGGTTATCGGCAGCTGAAGATAAAGTTCCCACTTTAATGTTTTCTTTTGAAGATGATTTAACTCTCGACAATAACCTTTCTCCCAGGGCTTTTTCTAAAAAAAGTAAAAATATACCTAATTTAGAGTTAGGTTTAAGTCCACTTCATTGTTCAACAAAACCATTGGGGCAAAAGTCCCAACCAAATGATTTTTACGATATAAGTAAAAAAAATGAATTTTTAAAAAAAAAATCTCGTAAGCATAATCGTTTGCGCTCAATTGAAGCTACCCATTTTGAGATAACTAGTGAAATAATTATTACAATTACAAGGCAACAGTTTTTACAAAACTATCAAAAAACTTTCTTACAGACGGTAGATTCATGGTGTAGTGGTGAGTTTTTAATGAAAACAAAACGATTGCCATTCAAAATCATTCGAATTTCCAACCATCAATTCATTGCTAAATTTGAAAAAAGAAAAGAATGCATTGGTTCCTTTGTTACCAATCGGAATGCCTTATTATATAATTCTATTACGAAGGTATTCACGAATGTTTTTTATACGAGTAGTTGTAAAGAAAAGGAAAAAGATTATTTAATTGAGGACAGAACGCCGCTTTTAATCAGCCAAAAAAAAATAATTACATACCTTAAAGATAACCCAAATATTCTGCCTTGTTACTATTGTGAATTTAATGACTCAAAACTCATTACAATTTCAGAAGAATTTGACACAGATCTGTATTTATTTTATAAAAAGTATCCATTTTTTGATTTTAAAGATATTTTAGAAAAAATCTTTGAGCAAATAAAAATACTTCACGATGCAAATATTATTCACAATGATATTAAACCTGAAAATATTGTAGTAAAAATAAAAGATGATAAAATTACAGACCTTAAGGTAATTGATTTCAATTTATCTGAATTTTCTTTTCAATTTGATGAAAGGAGGCATAAAGCTTGTACTCCTGAATACGCCTCTCCTGAAAAATGTTTTGACAGGCCTACAACCAAAAAAAATGATATCTGGACTTTAGGTGCTATGGTCTACGAATTACTCCATCCTAAACATCAAATGTTATTATCTAAAAAAGATGTTGAGACCATCAAACTCTATTATCCTAGTTTAGATAAAAAACAAGAATCTATGTTTTACTTTGATCGTAAAATCGATAATTTACCAGTTGAAGAAAGTTATAAAAGTCTTTTAAAAAAAATGTTAGCTTTTCATGCGGAAAATAGATACAACATTGATCAATGTTTAAAAGCTTTAAGGGAGATAAACAATAAAGGTTAA
- the cshB gene encoding DEAD-box ATP-dependent RNA helicase CshB → MTLKLKTELNPFIDWFQKQGWTPFEFQLESWQSFLEGKNGLITVPTGSGKTYAAFLGPLAALHKDPSNHLQIIYITPLRSLIYDIEEALKKPIKDLNLPFRVESRTGDTPSSLKVKQNKSLPHILVTTPESLSILLSNKETVKKLQNIKSIIIDEWHELLGNKRGCLLQLALASLRKLSPNLQTWAVSATIGNQLEAAKSCLGVDQDPIIITAPIIRQVIIKTYLPESFDNMPWAGQIGLRLLPCLINALDPSKASLIFTNTRTQAEKWFRALIEKKPEWESITQIHHGSIDFNQRRETEEGIKNGKYKFVFCTSSLDLGVDFPYVEKVFQIGSPKSIARLIQRAGRASHRPLTSSEIGLIPTHALDLAEMSGLKLAVQNKQIEIRTIYIKPFDVLLQHIMTCAIGSGFEAKELFEIIKTAYSFKDLSFEEFTWCVDFLTKGGKALGAYSEFKKIVLEDGKYIVKDRTVAMRHRFNIGTISSNMTMQVRFLKGGGIGQVEEAFIGKLEKEDIFFFSGKFLEFVQVKDNIAYVRLAKNKEAVIPNWQGSRMPFSAPLGKFTRLAIDPDILQTENFEETDYLLQLCQIQQHLSHLPLENELLVEKIKTREGWHIYLYPFEGKLVHEGLAALLTYRLIRKNKGTCSISVNDYGIEILSTKEIDISEDFLQDFFSISNLQQEIEVCVNMNEMAKAPFRDICRIAGLVFSGYPNARKIARQLQMSTTLLFEVFKKYDPENLLLQQAYKEILDKSFEWERLKQTMDRLSKSSIIIKYPNRLTPLALPLFIERISGRLSTESLIERIERIKTSWDK, encoded by the coding sequence ATGACCTTAAAACTAAAGACAGAATTGAATCCATTCATCGATTGGTTTCAAAAACAAGGTTGGACTCCTTTTGAGTTTCAATTAGAAAGTTGGCAAAGTTTTTTAGAAGGCAAAAATGGTCTTATTACTGTCCCGACAGGTTCTGGTAAAACCTATGCAGCTTTTTTAGGCCCCCTTGCAGCTTTACATAAAGATCCTTCTAATCATCTACAAATTATCTACATAACACCTTTAAGGTCACTCATTTATGATATAGAAGAAGCTTTAAAAAAGCCGATTAAAGACTTAAATTTACCATTTAGAGTTGAGTCAAGAACGGGAGATACCCCTTCTTCTTTAAAAGTTAAACAAAATAAATCTTTACCGCACATTTTAGTCACAACTCCCGAAAGCTTAAGCATTCTTTTGAGTAACAAAGAAACTGTCAAAAAACTTCAAAATATTAAAAGCATTATTATTGACGAATGGCATGAGCTTTTAGGCAATAAAAGAGGATGTTTATTACAGCTAGCTTTAGCTTCTTTAAGAAAATTAAGTCCAAATTTGCAAACATGGGCCGTATCGGCCACCATAGGGAATCAATTAGAAGCCGCAAAAAGCTGTTTAGGGGTTGATCAAGATCCTATTATAATTACAGCTCCCATCATAAGACAAGTTATTATAAAAACTTATCTACCTGAAAGCTTTGACAATATGCCTTGGGCTGGTCAAATTGGACTTAGACTTTTGCCTTGCTTAATCAATGCCTTAGACCCTTCTAAAGCTTCATTAATCTTTACTAATACAAGAACGCAAGCAGAAAAATGGTTTCGAGCGTTGATTGAAAAAAAACCTGAGTGGGAATCTATTACACAAATACATCATGGATCAATTGATTTTAACCAAAGAAGGGAAACTGAAGAGGGAATAAAAAATGGCAAATATAAATTTGTTTTTTGCACCTCCTCACTTGATTTGGGAGTCGATTTTCCCTATGTCGAAAAAGTATTTCAAATCGGTTCACCTAAAAGTATAGCAAGGCTTATTCAACGCGCAGGGCGCGCTTCTCATCGTCCTTTAACATCGAGCGAAATTGGATTAATACCGACTCACGCCCTAGATTTAGCAGAAATGTCTGGTTTAAAACTTGCTGTACAAAACAAACAAATTGAAATTAGAACTATTTATATAAAGCCTTTTGATGTGCTACTACAACACATTATGACCTGTGCTATTGGAAGTGGCTTTGAAGCAAAAGAACTTTTTGAAATAATCAAAACAGCCTATTCTTTTAAAGATTTAAGCTTCGAAGAATTTACCTGGTGTGTAGATTTTTTAACTAAAGGTGGAAAAGCATTAGGTGCTTACTCTGAATTTAAAAAAATCGTTTTAGAAGATGGAAAATATATTGTTAAAGATCGCACCGTCGCCATGCGTCATCGTTTTAACATCGGTACTATCTCTTCTAATATGACTATGCAAGTTAGATTTTTGAAAGGTGGCGGTATTGGACAAGTGGAAGAAGCCTTTATTGGAAAGCTAGAAAAGGAAGATATTTTTTTCTTCAGTGGAAAATTTCTGGAATTTGTTCAAGTAAAAGATAACATAGCCTATGTAAGACTTGCCAAAAATAAGGAAGCAGTGATCCCAAACTGGCAAGGAAGCCGTATGCCATTTTCGGCACCCCTTGGAAAATTTACCCGTTTAGCCATTGATCCTGATATTTTGCAAACAGAAAACTTTGAAGAAACAGACTATCTTCTACAGTTATGTCAAATTCAACAACATTTATCCCATTTGCCTCTTGAGAATGAACTTTTAGTTGAAAAAATAAAAACTCGGGAAGGATGGCACATATATCTATATCCTTTTGAAGGCAAACTTGTCCATGAAGGACTTGCCGCTTTATTAACTTATCGACTCATTCGAAAAAATAAAGGAACTTGCTCTATATCTGTAAATGATTACGGTATAGAAATCCTTTCTACAAAAGAGATTGATATTTCTGAAGACTTTTTGCAGGATTTTTTTTCAATTTCTAACTTACAACAAGAAATTGAAGTGTGTGTGAATATGAATGAAATGGCAAAGGCACCTTTTAGAGATATTTGTCGTATTGCAGGTCTTGTTTTTAGTGGCTACCCAAATGCAAGAAAAATAGCACGCCAGTTGCAAATGAGCACGACTTTACTATTCGAAGTATTTAAAAAATATGATCCTGAAAATTTACTTTTACAACAAGCTTACAAAGAAATTTTGGATAAATCCTTTGAGTGGGAACGATTGAAACAAACCATGGATCGATTATCAAAAAGCAGTATAATCATTAAATATCCTAACCGTTTAACCCCTCTTGCCCTACCTCTTTTTATCGAAAGAATAAGTGGCCGTTTAAGTACCGAAAGCTTAATCGAGAGGATTGAAAGGATAAAAACTAGCTGGGATAAATAA
- the mnmG gene encoding Glucose-inhibited division protein A, producing MWKYPVHYDVIVMGGGHAGCEACLASARMGARTLLLTMNLDTIAKMSCNPAIGGIAKGHMVREIDALGGEMAKVIDVTGIHYKMLNRTKGPAVFAPRAQADKLLYANEMKFRLEKTDNLEIKQGTIEDLIVENDKIVGVTTKEGIIYYTKTLVLSSGTFMRGLLHIGETNYSGGRAGDQPSIGLSASLEKFGFELGRLKTGTPPRVNKRSINYAVTEEQPGEDDVKFSFEKQKNNPLPQVSCHITYTTDTTKKIINANLHRSPMYSGKITGVGPRYCPSIEDKVVRFADKERHQIFLEPEGITTQEVYVNGISSSLPFDVQLDVIHSVIGLEQAEIMRPAYAIEYDYVVSGQVSHSLESKKIEGLFFAGQINGTSGYEEAAAQGMIAGINAANKVKGSPEFILGRSEAYIGVMIDDLVTNGTGGEPYRMFTSRAEYRLLLRQDNADMRLTEHGYKLGLISSQRYQDFLQKKDSIESEIQRLKKVFVQIDGKGFNLSQLLCRPENTYESLLKAYPDLLKDCGEEANFQIELNAKYEGYLKRQEIDIKKLSYSENIKIPLSFDYKSVVGLRAEALQKLLKFQPQNLGQASRISGVSPADISILRIALAKQLASSAAL from the coding sequence ATGTGGAAATATCCTGTACATTATGATGTTATAGTTATGGGTGGTGGCCATGCAGGTTGTGAAGCCTGTCTGGCCTCAGCTCGCATGGGTGCTCGCACCCTATTGCTAACTATGAATTTAGATACAATTGCCAAAATGAGTTGTAATCCCGCGATTGGGGGTATTGCAAAAGGGCATATGGTACGAGAGATCGATGCTTTAGGTGGCGAAATGGCTAAAGTTATCGATGTAACAGGTATCCATTATAAAATGTTGAATCGAACCAAGGGGCCAGCTGTTTTTGCTCCAAGAGCTCAAGCTGATAAACTTCTTTATGCGAATGAAATGAAGTTTCGCTTGGAAAAGACAGACAATTTAGAAATCAAACAAGGCACTATTGAAGATCTAATCGTAGAAAATGACAAAATAGTTGGTGTTACAACCAAAGAAGGGATCATTTACTATACCAAAACATTAGTCTTATCATCTGGTACATTTATGCGCGGGCTTCTTCACATTGGAGAAACAAACTACTCTGGTGGACGAGCAGGTGACCAACCATCCATTGGATTATCCGCAAGCCTTGAAAAATTTGGTTTTGAACTTGGTCGTTTAAAAACTGGAACTCCACCGAGGGTTAACAAACGATCTATTAACTACGCAGTTACAGAAGAGCAACCAGGCGAAGATGATGTAAAATTTTCTTTTGAAAAGCAAAAGAATAATCCTTTACCTCAAGTCTCTTGCCATATCACATACACAACAGATACAACAAAAAAAATTATTAATGCCAATCTACATCGTTCACCGATGTACTCAGGAAAGATAACAGGGGTTGGACCTCGTTATTGTCCATCAATTGAAGATAAAGTTGTGCGTTTTGCAGATAAAGAAAGGCATCAAATTTTTCTTGAACCAGAAGGCATTACTACACAAGAAGTATATGTAAATGGGATTTCTTCCTCTTTACCATTTGATGTTCAATTAGATGTCATACATAGTGTCATTGGTCTGGAACAGGCAGAAATCATGCGTCCAGCTTATGCCATAGAATATGATTATGTTGTAAGTGGCCAGGTTAGTCATTCACTTGAATCAAAAAAAATCGAAGGGTTATTTTTTGCAGGTCAAATAAATGGCACTTCTGGTTATGAAGAAGCTGCTGCACAAGGGATGATTGCAGGCATTAACGCTGCCAATAAAGTCAAAGGGAGTCCTGAGTTTATACTTGGAAGATCTGAGGCTTATATAGGGGTAATGATTGATGATTTAGTCACCAATGGTACCGGCGGGGAGCCTTATCGTATGTTTACTAGTCGAGCGGAGTATCGTTTGCTTTTAAGACAAGATAATGCCGATATGCGTTTAACGGAACATGGATATAAATTAGGTTTAATTTCAAGCCAAAGATACCAAGATTTTCTTCAGAAAAAAGATAGTATCGAATCAGAAATCCAAAGATTAAAGAAAGTATTTGTACAAATAGATGGTAAAGGCTTTAATTTATCTCAACTTTTATGTCGTCCTGAAAATACTTATGAGTCTTTATTAAAAGCTTATCCCGATTTATTAAAAGATTGTGGAGAAGAAGCCAATTTTCAGATTGAGCTAAATGCAAAATACGAAGGGTATTTAAAACGACAAGAAATTGATATTAAAAAATTATCTTATAGCGAAAATATCAAAATTCCTTTGTCTTTTGATTATAAATCAGTTGTAGGACTTAGGGCGGAAGCTTTGCAAAAGCTTTTAAAATTTCAACCTCAGAATTTGGGACAAGCCTCCCGTATTTCGGGTGTATCTCCAGCCGATATTTCCATTTTAAGAATAGCTTTGGCAAAACAATTAGCATCATCTGCCGCTCTATAG
- the pduW gene encoding putative propionate kinase, translating into MILTVNMGSSTCKCALFSIVKNSVLPDPLWEKKIEWNKKNDINSVSYQIHNELKDLPIKFICHRVVHGGKYFFEPTLLDKKTIKKIQSLNDLAPLHNPLNVKGILAFQKAFSNTSQYACFDTAFHRDLPKQIYTYPIPLNWLKKGIRKYGFHGISFEYCINRYYELTKKTNQKIICCHLGSGCSAASIQGYSSLNTTMGFTPLDGLMMGTRSGTIDTSAVTYLMKKKTMQDIEKMLFTQSGLKGIYGKSSDMRTIEDQIVKGNDKAQLAYDLFLEILVETLGKLFFSLGGMDTLIFTGGIGENMAKLRFDVCNRLKVIDCIIDEKKNKQVEQDMNICATKSKKDIFVIYTKENWQMAKNCFKYYSIIK; encoded by the coding sequence ATGATTTTAACCGTAAATATGGGATCAAGCACTTGTAAATGTGCTTTGTTTTCTATTGTTAAGAATAGCGTACTACCAGATCCCCTTTGGGAAAAAAAAATTGAATGGAATAAAAAAAATGATATTAACTCAGTAAGTTACCAAATACATAATGAATTAAAAGATTTACCCATCAAATTTATTTGCCATAGGGTCGTACATGGTGGAAAATATTTTTTCGAACCTACCCTCCTCGATAAAAAAACTATTAAAAAAATCCAATCTTTAAATGACTTAGCCCCTTTACATAATCCTCTAAATGTAAAAGGGATTTTAGCCTTTCAAAAAGCCTTTTCAAATACAAGCCAATATGCTTGTTTTGATACTGCCTTCCATAGAGATTTGCCAAAACAAATCTATACTTATCCCATTCCGTTAAATTGGCTAAAAAAAGGAATTCGGAAATATGGTTTTCACGGTATTAGCTTTGAATATTGTATCAACCGTTATTATGAATTAACTAAAAAAACCAATCAAAAAATTATTTGCTGTCATTTAGGAAGCGGTTGTTCTGCTGCATCTATTCAAGGTTACTCCTCATTGAATACAACCATGGGCTTTACTCCTCTTGATGGCTTAATGATGGGGACAAGATCTGGGACGATAGATACAAGTGCTGTCACTTATTTGATGAAAAAGAAAACAATGCAAGACATTGAAAAAATGCTTTTTACCCAATCGGGTCTTAAAGGAATTTATGGAAAATCGAGTGATATGAGAACAATAGAAGATCAAATTGTAAAAGGTAATGATAAAGCTCAATTAGCTTATGACCTATTTTTGGAAATATTGGTTGAAACCTTAGGCAAACTTTTTTTTTCATTAGGCGGAATGGACACATTAATTTTTACTGGTGGAATTGGAGAAAATATGGCCAAACTTCGATTTGATGTTTGCAATCGCCTAAAAGTCATTGATTGTATAATCGATGAGAAAAAAAATAAACAGGTAGAGCAAGATATGAACATATGTGCTACAAAATCAAAAAAAGATATTTTTGTCATCTATACCAAAGAAAATTGGCAAATGGCAAAAAACTGTTTCAAGTACTATTCGATTATAAAATAA
- the xpkA gene encoding Xylulose-5-phosphate phosphoketolase, translated as MSITVEQLQLYQRATNYLAAAQVYLQDNVLLQRPLEPKDIKPRLLGHWGTCPGINMIYAHLNRLICQYNLDMFLVTGPGHGAAANIANIYLEGTLQEYYPQFTFDTQGLKKLIRAFSWPGGFPSHLYPGIPGTIHEGGELGYALATSFGAIMDNPNLIVACIVGDGEAETGPTATAWHSYKFIDPVESGAVLPIIHLNGYKIASPTIYGTMSNEELTDLFTGYGYQPLIVELPEVDVKLYLAMDKALSIIHHIQKSARSGDRIQKPKWPVIILKTPKGMSGPKVIDGVDIEGSNFSHQVPAKDVKTNKEHLKIIENWLLSYHPEQLFDQEGHPTPELFHCCPKGLHRMGMNPHANGGLIRTSLVTPNIFEYEIKVDKEKRGVQKISDMHALSKYISKLIVENKQQFRIFSPDELESNQLKVLDVTHRNYQWPLQKHDQNIGSNDGRVLEVLSEHNCQGWMQGYVLTGRYGLFPSYEAFFGIVTTMIDQFAKYSKTAKEIPWRKPVASLNYLASSTLWRQEHNGFSHQNPGLINSLLNKKGETVRIYFPPDANCLISTMDHCFRSLNYVNLVITGKNPMPQWLTMEEAVAHCRAGASVWKWASTNQGLFPDVVMVGIGDDVTIEVLAAVQMLREHLPTLNLRVINITDLLTLESDSKHPHGMDQVTFEGLFTSNRPVIFNFHGYPTAIQQLLYHRGDSTRFIINGYQEEGTTTTPFDMMIRNKTSRFHLALQAIKAALPFNPTIAIDAQEKISTLLYKLRDHRRYIETYGDDPEEITSWVWKL; from the coding sequence ATGTCTATTACTGTAGAACAATTGCAGCTTTATCAACGAGCTACTAATTATTTAGCAGCTGCCCAAGTCTACTTGCAAGATAATGTACTTCTTCAAAGACCCTTAGAGCCAAAAGACATTAAACCTCGTTTACTAGGTCATTGGGGTACATGTCCTGGTATTAATATGATATATGCCCATTTAAATCGACTTATTTGCCAATATAATCTGGATATGTTTTTAGTTACAGGTCCGGGACATGGCGCTGCAGCTAATATAGCCAATATCTATTTAGAAGGTACTTTGCAAGAATACTACCCTCAATTTACCTTTGACACCCAGGGATTAAAAAAATTAATAAGAGCATTTTCTTGGCCAGGTGGCTTTCCAAGCCATCTTTATCCAGGTATTCCTGGCACGATCCATGAAGGAGGAGAGCTTGGATATGCTCTAGCAACCTCGTTTGGTGCCATTATGGATAATCCAAATTTAATTGTAGCTTGCATAGTCGGAGACGGAGAAGCTGAAACAGGTCCAACTGCCACGGCTTGGCATAGCTACAAATTTATTGATCCAGTCGAGTCTGGAGCAGTTTTGCCGATAATTCATCTAAATGGTTATAAAATAGCAAGTCCAACTATTTATGGTACGATGAGCAACGAAGAACTAACTGATTTATTTACAGGTTATGGCTACCAACCCCTCATTGTTGAATTACCAGAAGTAGATGTCAAACTATATCTTGCCATGGATAAAGCTTTAAGCATTATCCATCACATCCAAAAAAGCGCTCGCAGTGGTGATCGCATTCAAAAACCAAAATGGCCAGTTATTATCCTAAAAACACCTAAAGGGATGAGTGGTCCAAAAGTTATTGATGGTGTTGACATTGAAGGCTCAAATTTTTCTCACCAAGTGCCCGCTAAAGATGTAAAAACCAATAAAGAACATTTAAAAATTATTGAAAACTGGCTACTTTCTTATCACCCTGAACAATTATTTGATCAAGAGGGTCACCCAACCCCTGAACTCTTTCACTGCTGTCCAAAAGGTTTGCATCGTATGGGAATGAATCCCCATGCCAATGGCGGCTTAATTAGAACATCTTTAGTTACACCCAATATTTTTGAATATGAAATTAAGGTTGATAAAGAAAAAAGAGGTGTTCAAAAAATTAGCGACATGCATGCCCTTTCTAAATATATAAGTAAATTGATAGTTGAAAATAAACAACAATTCCGTATTTTTTCACCTGATGAATTGGAATCAAATCAATTAAAAGTGTTAGACGTTACCCATAGAAATTATCAATGGCCTTTGCAAAAACACGATCAAAATATAGGTTCAAATGATGGAAGAGTTTTGGAAGTCCTAAGCGAACATAATTGCCAAGGGTGGATGCAAGGATATGTTTTAACGGGAAGATATGGTCTATTTCCCTCCTATGAAGCTTTCTTTGGAATTGTTACTACTATGATCGATCAATTTGCTAAATATAGTAAAACGGCAAAAGAAATTCCTTGGAGAAAACCAGTAGCTTCCTTAAATTACTTAGCTTCTTCTACTTTATGGCGACAAGAACATAATGGCTTTTCTCATCAAAATCCAGGCCTTATTAATTCATTACTGAATAAAAAAGGGGAAACAGTTCGTATTTATTTTCCTCCCGATGCAAATTGTTTAATCAGTACCATGGATCATTGTTTTCGCAGTTTAAACTACGTAAATTTAGTCATAACTGGCAAAAATCCCATGCCTCAATGGCTAACTATGGAAGAAGCTGTTGCGCATTGCCGCGCTGGCGCTTCAGTATGGAAGTGGGCCAGTACCAATCAAGGTCTTTTTCCCGATGTCGTTATGGTGGGTATCGGAGATGACGTAACGATTGAGGTGTTAGCAGCTGTACAGATGTTAAGAGAGCATTTACCCACTCTAAACTTAAGAGTGATTAATATAACCGATTTACTTACTCTAGAAAGTGACTCAAAACATCCTCATGGAATGGATCAAGTTACCTTTGAAGGTCTTTTTACCTCTAATCGACCTGTTATTTTTAATTTTCACGGTTACCCAACCGCCATTCAGCAATTATTATATCATCGTGGGGATTCAACTCGATTTATCATAAACGGGTATCAAGAAGAAGGTACCACGACAACCCCATTCGATATGATGATACGAAATAAAACCAGTCGCTTTCATTTAGCTTTACAAGCGATTAAAGCTGCTTTACCTTTTAATCCAACCATTGCCATAGACGCACAAGAAAAAATCTCAACTTTGCTATATAAATTGCGTGATCACCGTCGTTATATTGAAACTTATGGTGATGACCCAGAAGAAATAACTTCTTGGGTATGGAAACTATAA
- a CDS encoding metallophosphoesterase, DNA ligase-associated, with product MEITIEKQTLDLLPEKGIFWHEQKILIVADIHIGKAATFHHYGIPVPEGSMEDDLKNLSSLINCYQPQACIVVGDLIHSKEGLTPPLISYISEWLESVNSSIHLVFGNHDRALIKKLPDNWNLQCHYQELIIPPFRFCHIPNIHSVFFTWSGHLHPTFSFSGKGDKLRLPCFYLSELQGILPAFSSFVGGYDMKKKKNDQIFVTTGKKVIKIF from the coding sequence ATGGAAATCACCATTGAAAAGCAAACTCTTGATTTATTGCCTGAAAAAGGAATTTTTTGGCATGAACAAAAAATATTAATCGTAGCTGATATCCACATAGGAAAAGCGGCCACTTTTCATCATTATGGAATTCCTGTGCCTGAAGGTTCCATGGAAGACGATTTAAAAAATTTATCTTCTTTAATCAACTGTTATCAACCTCAAGCCTGCATAGTTGTGGGAGATTTAATTCATTCTAAAGAGGGTTTAACACCACCTTTAATTAGTTACATTAGTGAGTGGCTAGAAAGTGTCAATTCTTCCATTCATTTGGTTTTTGGCAATCACGATAGAGCTTTAATTAAAAAACTTCCAGATAATTGGAATTTACAATGCCACTACCAAGAACTGATTATTCCCCCTTTTAGATTTTGCCATATTCCAAATATCCATTCTGTTTTTTTTACCTGGTCAGGTCACCTTCATCCTACCTTTTCGTTTTCAGGTAAAGGCGATAAGTTAAGATTGCCTTGTTTTTATTTATCTGAATTACAAGGGATACTACCCGCATTTAGTTCCTTTGTCGGAGGTTACGATATGAAAAAAAAGAAAAACGACCAAATTTTTGTAACTACTGGCAAAAAAGTCATTAAAATATTTTGA